Below is a window of Rhodopseudomonas sp. P2A-2r DNA.
GCATCATCCACGCCGGCCATTCCCGTCACCTTCGCCACCAAGACAAGCTGGCCGGCAATCCTGGCCGCCCTGCCTGCTCCGGCGCAGCAATTTGCCAAGGCCAGCGACTATGCCGCCAAGCCCGGCGCCTGCCTGATCCTGCCGGCGCCGGACGGCGCCATCGCCCAGGTGGTGTTCGGCCTCGAGGACGACGGCAGCAAGAGCCGCGACCTGTTTCGGCCCGGCCAGTTGCCCGGTCTGCTGCCCCCGGCCTTTACCGCTTCGCCAACGCGCCGCATGACATGCGGATGGCGGTGCTGGCCTTTGCACTGGGCAGCTATCGTTTCGGCCGCTACCGCAAGAACGAAGCGCCGAAGGTCAGACTGGTGCCGCCCGACGATATCGACATCGCCGACATCAGCCGCGTCGCGGAAGCCGCCGCGCTGGCGCGCGACCTGATCAACACGCCGTCCAACGACATGGGGCCTGAGGAGTTGGCGGGCGCCGCGCAGGCGCTGGCGCAGCGCTTCGGCGCGACTTTCGGCTGCATCACCGGCGACGAATTGGTGGCGCAGAATTTTCCGCTGATTCACGCCGTCGGCATGGCCTCGACCCGCGCGCCGCGGCTGATCGACTTTTCCTGGGGCGATCCCAGCCATCCCAGGGTGACGCTGGTCGGCAAGGGCGTCTGCTTCGACACTGGCGGGCTCGACCTCAAGCCGTCCTCCGGCATGCTGATCATGAAGAAGGACATGGGCGGCGCCGCCAATGTGCTGGCGCTGGCACTGATGGTGATGGATGCCGGGCTGAAGGTCCGGCTGCGCGTGCTGATCCCGGCGGTGGAGAATGCCGTGGCCGGCAACGCCTTCCGCCCGATGGACATCTTCGGATCGCGCAAGGGGCCGACGGTGGAGATCGGCAATACCGACGCCGAGGGCCGGCTGGTGCTGGCCGACGCGCTGGCGCTGGCTGACGAAGACAAGCCCGACCTGCTGGTCGATCTCGGCACCCTCACCGGCGCGGCGCGCGTGGCGCTGGGGCCGGACCTGCCGCCCTACTACACCAACGACGAGTCGCTCGCGCTCGACATCGCGCGCCTTGCGACACAGGAGAACGATCCGCTGTGGCGGCTGCCGCTGTGGGCGCCGTATGACGCGTGGCTGGATTCGAAGACCGCCGACATCAACAACGCGCCGACCGGCGGCTTTGCCGGCTCGATCACCTGCGCACTGTTCCTGCAGCGCTTCGTCGAGCCGACCACCAACTGGCTGCACGTCGACATCTACGGCTGGACACCCTCGGCAAAACCCGCGCGTCCGGAAGGCGGCGAGTGCCAGGCGGCGCGGGCGATCTATGCCTTGCTGAGCGAACGCTATGCATGATTTCGGCAGCGATCCGCGGCTGACGCCGGCCCGGCCCGACCTCGCCGCCAGATATCTCGAAGGCAAGGTCGACGCCGCGCGCTTCGTCGACGGCGAAGAGTTCGAAGTGATGGACGGCGTGGCCCCCATGCGCCGCGAGCCGTTCTCCGGCGCAACGCTGGAGACGCAGGCGCTGAAGGGCGAGCGAGTCACCGTCTACGATCGCACCAGCGAAGGCTGGGCGTGGGGGCAGTTGCAGAGCGACGGCTATGTCGGCTGGCTGCCGGACCTGGCACTCTACCGGCCCGGCCCGCCGCCGACCCACAAGGTGACGGCCCTGCGCACCTTTGCGTTTCCCGGCCCCTCCATCAAGCTGCCACCGGTGGACACACTGCCGCTCGGCGCACGCATCGCGGTGGTCCGGTTTCACGAGGCGTTCGCCGTGACCGGCGAGGGCCATTTCCTGCCGGCATCGCATGTCGGCGCCATCGATACATTCGAAAACGATTTCGTTGCCGTGGCCGAACGTTTCATCGGCACACCCTATCTGTGGGGCGGCAAGAGCAGCCTCGGCGTCGATTGCTCCGGCCTTGTGCAAGTCGCGCTGACCGCATGCGGCA
It encodes the following:
- a CDS encoding C40 family peptidase; the protein is MHDFGSDPRLTPARPDLAARYLEGKVDAARFVDGEEFEVMDGVAPMRREPFSGATLETQALKGERVTVYDRTSEGWAWGQLQSDGYVGWLPDLALYRPGPPPTHKVTALRTFAFPGPSIKLPPVDTLPLGARIAVVRFHEAFAVTGEGHFLPASHVGAIDTFENDFVAVAERFIGTPYLWGGKSSLGVDCSGLVQVALTACGIGCPRDSDMQEAALGRTLSATEAGHLQRGDLMFWKGHVAIVRDATTIVHANAFHMATAIENTQDAIARIAAAGSEVTGIRRLG